Proteins encoded together in one Fluviicola sp. window:
- a CDS encoding DUF3857 domain-containing protein — protein sequence MKHILLATLLLLAFNNLSFAGDKYVWPEFSNPAIPDSLKSEDAIYFENRITVDFMMDYETSVVYFKRIKLLSKKGVEDFINHDLFQFNNGRITLKKARIIKADNSIKELTDENIKETFIDNKNKYESEYYKRIQFIFPNLEVGDVIDVVYQIDYKSYSLSHCIYLEDDLYSLNSRLSLRNFSNYELTVYPSKNLSNYVVKDKGTSPTFYWNIQGVKKNSQNEFSAHPANASKVAYTLWLPNETFTYELIHSGDYDRYHVNTGFKDFTVTLNAEAILDKNLGPLENLNRIIHFFETDFAWNEDENMPESIKAVDSYKKRIMDQKIFFRLIQQYLEESKLKYHVGFTRGLNEGVFEHGFVALYQLDYRYLVIENLGGDEHFLFGPTGKSRFYYLDEIPAPCEGNQSILFTSEEKGKVSTSAVLLPQSDLNNNKHTATIVLKTNHLSDSTISINRRDSFSGQHSVLFRNPATARFFKNMNVCDTILKPSEVKYVYPYPVNFKQEDTVSTYFSNFDDNLYSFNAEKLIPNFIFFQGEKLEPLADYSIIPFSKQQKYSIYIESPNPIKIADKVTTVVKSNSVGTVKTEIVQTDPNKIKINYEIKLEKRILSNETESGEYQDLVKEWANIVIKKWIIMEG from the coding sequence ATGAAGCACATTCTTTTAGCCACTTTATTGCTACTGGCATTTAACAACCTGAGCTTTGCCGGGGACAAATACGTCTGGCCCGAATTTTCAAATCCGGCTATCCCCGATTCCCTGAAATCCGAGGACGCGATTTATTTTGAAAACCGCATTACGGTCGACTTTATGATGGATTACGAAACGTCTGTCGTTTACTTCAAGCGCATCAAACTGCTTTCCAAAAAAGGGGTCGAAGATTTCATCAATCACGATTTGTTCCAGTTCAACAACGGGCGAATTACCCTCAAGAAAGCCCGCATCATCAAAGCCGATAATTCGATCAAGGAATTGACCGATGAGAACATCAAGGAAACATTCATCGACAACAAGAACAAGTACGAGTCCGAATACTACAAGCGCATCCAGTTCATTTTCCCGAACCTGGAAGTCGGCGATGTCATTGACGTCGTGTACCAGATCGATTACAAAAGCTACAGCCTTTCGCATTGCATTTACCTGGAAGACGACCTGTATTCCTTAAACTCGCGTCTTTCCCTGCGCAACTTCAGTAATTACGAACTCACGGTTTATCCATCCAAAAACCTGAGTAATTACGTGGTGAAGGACAAAGGCACATCCCCTACTTTTTACTGGAATATCCAGGGCGTGAAAAAGAATTCCCAAAATGAATTTTCCGCGCACCCGGCTAATGCTTCCAAAGTGGCTTATACGCTTTGGCTTCCGAACGAAACCTTCACGTATGAACTCATTCATTCGGGAGATTACGACCGTTACCACGTCAATACCGGGTTTAAGGATTTTACCGTTACCCTGAATGCCGAAGCAATTTTGGACAAGAATCTGGGGCCGCTTGAAAACCTGAACCGGATCATTCACTTTTTTGAAACGGATTTTGCCTGGAACGAAGATGAGAATATGCCCGAAAGCATCAAGGCAGTTGATTCGTACAAAAAAAGAATCATGGACCAGAAGATCTTTTTCCGCCTGATCCAGCAATACCTGGAAGAAAGCAAGCTGAAATACCATGTCGGATTTACGAGAGGACTGAACGAAGGCGTCTTTGAGCACGGGTTTGTGGCGCTTTACCAATTGGATTACCGGTACCTGGTGATCGAAAACCTCGGAGGAGACGAACATTTCCTGTTTGGTCCGACCGGCAAAAGCCGCTTCTATTACCTGGATGAAATTCCTGCTCCGTGCGAAGGGAACCAATCCATCTTATTTACCAGCGAGGAAAAAGGAAAAGTATCAACCAGCGCCGTGCTGCTTCCGCAAAGTGATTTAAACAACAACAAGCACACGGCAACCATTGTGTTAAAAACCAATCACCTTTCGGACAGCACGATCAGTATCAACCGCAGGGATTCGTTCAGCGGACAGCATTCGGTACTGTTCCGGAATCCGGCTACCGCGCGTTTCTTTAAAAACATGAATGTTTGCGACACGATCTTGAAACCAAGCGAAGTGAAATACGTGTATCCGTATCCTGTGAACTTCAAACAGGAAGACACCGTGAGTACTTATTTTTCAAACTTCGATGACAACCTGTATTCCTTCAATGCCGAAAAACTGATCCCGAATTTCATTTTCTTCCAGGGAGAAAAATTAGAGCCCCTGGCAGATTACAGCATCATTCCGTTCAGCAAACAACAAAAATATTCCATCTACATCGAATCTCCCAACCCGATCAAAATAGCCGACAAAGTAACGACGGTGGTGAAATCGAATTCCGTTGGAACGGTGAAAACAGAGATCGTTCAAACCGATCCCAATAAGATCAAGATCAACTATGAGATCAAACTGGAAAAACGCATCCTTTCCAATGAAACCGAAAGCGGCGAGTACCAGGACCTGGTAAAGGAATGGGCAAACATCGTGATCAAGAAATGGATTATTATGGAAGGATAA
- a CDS encoding Bax inhibitor-1/YccA family protein produces the protein MNQIIDDYSFDTAEKQAAARQFFAKVYGFMFFALIVSGAIAYQYGTVEFIGKYFITATPQGGAKLSPLFYVVVFSPIGVALLMQTMINRLSFPLLFGLFALYSILIGFSLSTIFVVYSMASIAVTFGVTAGTFAVMAIMGYTTKVDLTKMGSLLSMAFIGMFIASIVNFFLKSDSFGYLISIIGVIVFTGLTAYHMQQLKKYAHDSELSADNKNKLALLGGFTLYVLFVNLFLSLLRLFGSRD, from the coding sequence ATGAATCAAATCATAGACGATTACAGCTTTGATACAGCTGAAAAACAAGCAGCAGCAAGACAATTCTTCGCAAAGGTTTACGGATTTATGTTCTTCGCATTGATCGTATCGGGTGCTATTGCTTACCAATACGGAACTGTTGAATTCATCGGGAAATACTTCATTACTGCAACTCCGCAGGGTGGCGCTAAATTATCCCCGCTTTTCTATGTCGTAGTCTTTTCACCGATAGGTGTTGCTTTACTGATGCAAACGATGATTAATCGCTTATCCTTCCCTTTATTATTCGGATTATTTGCGCTTTACAGCATCCTGATCGGGTTTTCGCTTTCGACCATTTTCGTGGTATACTCCATGGCATCGATTGCAGTAACTTTCGGGGTTACCGCAGGAACTTTTGCAGTGATGGCAATTATGGGATATACAACGAAAGTCGACCTGACTAAAATGGGCTCTCTTTTGTCCATGGCTTTCATCGGGATGTTTATCGCTTCCATCGTTAACTTCTTTTTGAAAAGTGACAGTTTCGGATACCTGATCTCCATCATCGGCGTAATTGTGTTCACCGGTTTAACAGCCTATCACATGCAGCAGTTAAAGAAGTATGCACATGACTCCGAACTTTCAGCCGACAACAAAAACAAATTGGCCCTGTTGGGAGGATTTACCCTTTACGTTTTATTCGTGAATTTATTCCTTTCATTGCTTCGTTTATTCGGAAGCAGAGACTGA
- a CDS encoding zinc metallopeptidase → MIPFGPAMLIGLVFMGIGLLVSWRLRSKFQEFSKIPSQSRLSGREVAERMLRDYNIYDVRVTCVPGQLTDHYNPADKTVNLSEEVYHGTNAASAAIAAHECGHAVQHAKAYAPLQWRSKLVPLQHASGLFLNVLMMLTFIGGAVLFESFPIKWVLWAIVIAYGCIALFSLVTLPVEFDASRRALNWIERSGTATKVEYERSKTALNLAASTYVVAALGAIVTMFYYVLRLIGTNND, encoded by the coding sequence ATGATACCTTTTGGACCTGCGATGCTCATTGGATTAGTCTTCATGGGAATTGGACTATTAGTGAGCTGGCGCTTAAGAAGCAAATTCCAGGAATTCAGCAAGATTCCCTCTCAAAGTCGTTTAAGTGGTCGCGAAGTGGCTGAACGCATGCTGCGCGATTACAACATTTACGACGTGCGGGTAACCTGTGTTCCCGGGCAATTAACCGACCATTATAATCCAGCGGATAAGACCGTGAATCTTTCGGAAGAAGTTTATCACGGAACAAATGCCGCTTCTGCCGCTATTGCAGCACACGAGTGCGGACATGCCGTTCAGCATGCCAAAGCTTATGCTCCATTGCAATGGCGTTCCAAACTCGTTCCGCTTCAGCATGCTTCCGGGTTGTTCCTGAACGTCCTGATGATGCTCACTTTCATTGGTGGCGCGGTGTTGTTTGAGTCCTTCCCGATCAAATGGGTGCTTTGGGCAATCGTGATCGCTTACGGTTGTATTGCGCTGTTCAGTTTGGTAACACTTCCCGTAGAATTCGATGCTTCGAGAAGAGCGCTCAACTGGATTGAACGTTCCGGAACAGCCACAAAAGTGGAGTACGAACGTTCCAAAACAGCCCTGAACCTGGCAGCTTCGACCTACGTGGTTGCTGCTCTGGGAGCCATTGTAACTATGTTTTACTATGTTTTGAGATTAATTGGAACAAACAACGATTAA
- a CDS encoding GH3 auxin-responsive promoter family protein — translation MPFNSIFAWVIRKRLHQIELFRKYPEDVQHELFEKLIEQGTQTAYGKHYHFHQIQSYSDFKELVPLNNYESLKPWIERLMEGEQHLLWSQDTKWFAKSSGTTSERSKFIPVTRESLEDCHYKGGKDLLALYYENFPNRKLYKGKHLIVGGSAQVLPVADDAYQGDLSAIILKNLPWWAEIRRTPSKEIALMTEWEEKIELMARSTIEEDVYIIAGVPSWTMVLARKILEITGKSNLREVWPNLELFMHGGVSFEPYRQAFRELIPFDDMHYVETYNASEGFFGIQDVDGSNELLLMLDYGIYYEFIPMHAFEDTDSKIICKLDEVELGEEYALVISTNAGLWRYIVGDTIRFTSKTPYRFKLSGRTKHFINSVGEEVIVNNTDHAITEASSKTNAIIREYTVAPIYMDGKTQAKHEWLIEFDREPNDINRFMFLLDESLRAVNSDYDAKRTKNMALGKPLLHILKSGSFDAWLQKKGKLGGQHKVPRLMNSREIVEQILQEAEFETIQYV, via the coding sequence ATGCCATTCAATTCAATTTTTGCATGGGTAATCAGGAAGCGCTTGCACCAGATCGAGCTTTTCAGAAAATATCCGGAGGATGTTCAGCACGAACTCTTCGAAAAATTGATTGAGCAGGGAACTCAAACCGCCTACGGCAAACACTACCATTTTCATCAAATCCAGTCTTATTCCGATTTTAAGGAACTCGTTCCCCTGAATAATTACGAATCCCTGAAACCGTGGATCGAACGCCTGATGGAAGGCGAACAGCATTTGCTTTGGTCACAGGACACGAAATGGTTCGCAAAAAGTTCCGGCACCACTTCCGAAAGGAGCAAATTCATTCCCGTAACCCGGGAATCGCTGGAAGACTGCCATTACAAAGGCGGAAAGGATTTACTGGCACTGTATTACGAGAATTTCCCCAACAGAAAGCTTTACAAGGGGAAACACCTCATTGTCGGTGGAAGCGCTCAAGTTCTTCCCGTAGCAGATGATGCTTACCAGGGCGATCTTTCTGCCATCATCCTGAAAAACCTGCCGTGGTGGGCGGAAATCCGCAGAACTCCTTCCAAAGAAATTGCCCTGATGACGGAATGGGAGGAAAAGATCGAACTCATGGCAAGAAGTACGATCGAAGAAGATGTGTACATCATTGCCGGTGTTCCGAGCTGGACGATGGTACTGGCGCGAAAAATACTGGAGATTACCGGGAAATCAAACCTGCGGGAAGTGTGGCCGAACCTCGAATTGTTCATGCACGGAGGCGTGAGTTTTGAACCTTACCGGCAGGCATTCCGGGAATTGATTCCTTTCGACGACATGCATTACGTGGAAACCTACAACGCTTCCGAAGGATTTTTCGGGATCCAGGATGTAGACGGCTCCAACGAATTGCTGCTCATGCTCGATTACGGCATTTATTATGAATTCATCCCGATGCATGCTTTTGAAGACACCGATTCCAAAATCATTTGCAAACTGGATGAGGTAGAACTGGGCGAAGAATATGCACTGGTTATTTCCACCAACGCAGGCCTTTGGAGATACATTGTCGGGGATACGATCCGTTTTACATCCAAAACGCCCTACCGTTTCAAACTTTCTGGTAGAACGAAACACTTCATCAATTCCGTGGGTGAAGAAGTCATTGTCAACAATACCGATCATGCCATTACGGAAGCTTCTTCCAAAACAAACGCCATCATCCGCGAATACACGGTAGCACCCATCTACATGGACGGTAAAACGCAGGCAAAGCACGAATGGCTCATCGAATTCGACCGCGAGCCCAATGACATCAATCGTTTCATGTTTCTGCTGGACGAGTCTTTGCGCGCCGTCAACTCCGATTACGACGCCAAACGTACCAAAAACATGGCTTTGGGAAAACCTTTGCTTCACATACTAAAATCGGGCAGCTTTGATGCCTGGTTGCAAAAAAAAGGTAAATTAGGTGGACAACACAAAGTGCCCCGCCTGATGAATTCACGCGAAATCGTGGAACAAATCTTGCAGGAAGCCGAGTTCGAAACCATTCAATATGTTTAG
- a CDS encoding deoxynucleoside kinase → MHIAVAGNIGSGKTTLTKMLAKHYNWETHFEDVEMNPYLNDFYEDMQRWSFNLQIYYLNSRFTQIQEIKNSTTHVIQDRTIYEDAFIFAPNLHSMGLMTTRDFENYFSLFNLMDSFVSAPDLLIYLRASVPTLVNQIQQRGREYEESIRLDYLKRLNERYEAWISTYDSGKLLIIDVDNNRFPENQEDLGKIIQSIDAEINGLF, encoded by the coding sequence ATGCATATTGCAGTAGCAGGAAATATCGGTTCAGGAAAGACAACCCTCACAAAAATGTTGGCGAAACATTACAACTGGGAAACGCATTTCGAAGATGTTGAAATGAACCCGTACCTCAATGACTTCTACGAAGATATGCAGCGCTGGTCGTTCAATTTGCAAATTTATTACCTGAACTCCCGCTTCACGCAGATCCAGGAAATCAAGAACAGCACCACGCATGTGATCCAGGACCGTACGATTTACGAGGATGCTTTCATTTTCGCACCGAACCTTCATTCTATGGGATTGATGACTACCCGCGATTTTGAAAACTACTTTTCTTTGTTCAACCTGATGGATTCCTTTGTTTCCGCGCCGGATCTGTTGATTTACCTGCGAGCTTCCGTTCCGACACTGGTAAACCAAATCCAGCAACGCGGAAGAGAATACGAAGAAAGTATCCGTTTGGACTACTTAAAGCGCCTGAATGAGCGTTACGAAGCGTGGATTTCTACTTACGACAGCGGGAAATTACTGATCATTGATGTGGACAACAACCGCTTCCCGGAAAACCAGGAAGATTTAGGGAAGATCATTCAATCGATCGATGCGGAAATAAACGGTTTATTCTAA
- a CDS encoding T9SS type A sorting domain-containing protein: MKHLLLPFIALSSLSFGQITLTDQHFAGPDETYIFSTLTDPTIDYATTGANHTWDFSTMVPQSQRNLITRPTTQLAGTSIFLFGSFAPAPYKATYFNETTDLPLDQASSFLPIPIDELNAFTRRAADGVTSIGYELVSGGQGLGFRSDTIETRYALPMTYGNSYESRGYTNLDLNPIYDAIWRQHRHRVSNVDGWGTVKTPYGQFDALRIHHVIDELDSIYFTFQGFGMWIPIPVPLTHEYEWRSTSDKESVMKIRTNEIGGNETVTAVEYRDNFNGLGLTESALKVAFYPNPAVNELHVSTEEKAENFVIVDQAGRIWKRISGTSKDQVIDVSDLASGSYSLVVLFSTGYTSRKFMK, encoded by the coding sequence ATGAAACATTTACTACTCCCGTTTATCGCTTTAAGCTCTCTTTCTTTCGGCCAGATCACATTAACGGATCAGCATTTTGCAGGACCGGATGAAACCTATATTTTCAGTACGCTGACCGATCCGACGATTGATTATGCAACCACAGGAGCAAATCATACCTGGGATTTTTCGACGATGGTTCCGCAAAGCCAGCGGAATTTAATTACACGTCCTACCACACAGTTGGCCGGAACGTCAATTTTCCTATTCGGATCTTTTGCCCCGGCACCTTATAAAGCTACTTATTTCAATGAAACAACTGATTTGCCACTGGACCAGGCATCTTCTTTTTTACCCATCCCGATTGATGAACTGAATGCGTTTACACGAAGAGCAGCTGACGGAGTGACTTCTATCGGGTATGAATTGGTGAGTGGCGGACAAGGATTGGGTTTCCGTTCGGATACGATTGAAACACGTTATGCCCTTCCAATGACTTACGGAAACAGCTACGAATCGAGAGGATACACAAACCTGGACCTGAACCCGATCTACGATGCAATCTGGAGACAGCACCGTCACCGTGTTTCGAATGTAGATGGCTGGGGAACAGTAAAAACACCTTACGGACAGTTTGATGCATTGCGCATTCACCACGTAATTGATGAATTGGACTCCATTTATTTTACGTTCCAGGGCTTTGGCATGTGGATCCCGATCCCGGTTCCATTGACGCATGAGTATGAGTGGAGGTCCACTTCCGATAAAGAATCCGTGATGAAAATCCGCACCAATGAAATCGGTGGAAACGAAACGGTAACCGCTGTTGAGTATCGCGATAATTTCAACGGATTGGGATTGACGGAAAGTGCTTTGAAAGTAGCTTTCTATCCAAACCCGGCAGTGAATGAATTACACGTTTCTACAGAAGAAAAAGCGGAGAATTTCGTGATCGTGGACCAGGCAGGAAGAATTTGGAAACGCATTTCCGGGACGTCCAAAGACCAGGTAATTGATGTTTCCGACCTGGCTTCAGGGTCTTATTCACTGGTTGTTTTATTTTCAACCGGCTATACTTCCCGAAAATTCATGAAATAA
- a CDS encoding RNA polymerase sigma factor → MQVTKQILLGSAENDRRSQKVLYEYCYRQFIRLCMRYYSNHEDARHALNNGFLKIVNGLQNVDLDELNFAAWAKRIIVNTLIDEYRKNKNHNQLILAKETEAELANSAERVENSGALELNYQEILDLLKTIPPISAHVFTLYVIDGYNHKEIGDLLEISEGTSKWHLSTARKLLRDRLELMENRYEKRFVI, encoded by the coding sequence ATGCAAGTAACCAAACAGATATTGTTGGGGTCCGCTGAGAATGATAGACGCTCGCAAAAAGTGCTCTACGAGTATTGTTACAGGCAATTTATACGCCTCTGCATGCGCTATTATTCCAACCATGAAGATGCGCGGCATGCATTGAACAACGGGTTCCTGAAGATAGTGAACGGCTTGCAGAATGTAGACCTGGATGAGTTGAACTTTGCAGCATGGGCCAAACGGATTATTGTAAATACACTGATTGATGAATACCGGAAAAATAAGAATCACAATCAGCTAATCTTAGCGAAAGAAACGGAAGCCGAGTTGGCGAATTCGGCGGAAAGGGTTGAGAATTCAGGAGCTCTTGAATTGAACTACCAGGAAATCCTGGATTTACTCAAGACAATCCCGCCCATTTCAGCACACGTTTTTACGCTCTACGTAATTGACGGGTATAACCACAAAGAAATCGGCGACTTGCTCGAGATTTCGGAGGGAACTTCCAAGTGGCATTTATCTACGGCACGAAAACTGCTGAGAGACCGGTTGGAATTGATGGAAAACAGGTATGAAAAACGCTTTGTAATATGA
- a CDS encoding histidine phosphatase family protein — protein MLTLNLIRHAKTQQISPTGKDYDRELLDKGISQANVLGNYLQAHHISLGKVICSSAVRTQQTRSIICQHLTERCNYEFSKDLYNAFYTEIIDVIQALGKGEPVVTIVAHNDGISQLARYLSGEFIHLRTSEMISLAIPFESWEYLSEGTAGIIFQYRPEVFLPHPVIS, from the coding sequence ATGTTGACACTAAACCTGATTCGGCACGCAAAAACCCAGCAAATATCACCAACCGGGAAGGATTACGATCGTGAACTTTTAGATAAAGGAATCTCCCAGGCAAACGTCCTGGGCAATTATTTACAGGCTCATCACATCTCTCTCGGGAAGGTTATTTGTTCCAGTGCTGTCAGAACACAGCAAACACGATCTATTATTTGTCAGCATCTGACCGAACGCTGCAACTACGAGTTCTCGAAGGATTTATACAATGCTTTTTATACGGAAATCATCGATGTGATTCAGGCTCTTGGCAAAGGAGAACCCGTTGTAACCATTGTGGCGCACAACGACGGCATTTCACAACTGGCCCGTTACCTTTCGGGGGAGTTTATCCATTTGCGTACTTCTGAAATGATTTCCCTGGCTATTCCCTTTGAATCGTGGGAGTATTTAAGTGAAGGCACTGCGGGGATTATCTTCCAGTATCGTCCTGAGGTCTTTCTCCCTCATCCGGTGATTTCCTGA
- a CDS encoding rhomboid family intramembrane serine protease: protein MRTQTKIPGSAAEALIYPLLLLLLCWTIWLLETTPGGGNLVEWGIRPRQWSSWKGVLFMPLLHDPYNVKHILNNSLPTFLLLAAVIYYYREIAWKVFAISWIGTGLIVWWIAKDNGSYHIGMSGVIYALFGFLFVSGFFRRILALQGISLAVIFVYGSMIWGIFPIEPSISWEGHFGGFVVGVLLAVAYRNRGPVRAKFQYEIEKELGIEPPDLEGMWRRNQEEIAHRQYIEQLMREQEAVYGPRPPIRVIYHVNPIRKSPDEGERPQDDTGR, encoded by the coding sequence GTGAGAACACAAACAAAAATACCAGGTTCAGCTGCTGAAGCGTTGATTTACCCGCTGCTTTTGCTTCTTCTTTGCTGGACAATCTGGCTGCTGGAAACGACTCCGGGAGGGGGTAATCTGGTGGAATGGGGGATTCGTCCGCGGCAATGGAGCAGTTGGAAAGGAGTGCTTTTCATGCCATTATTACATGATCCTTACAATGTGAAGCACATTTTGAATAATTCGCTTCCTACTTTCCTGCTTTTGGCTGCGGTGATCTATTATTACCGGGAAATCGCCTGGAAAGTTTTTGCAATTTCCTGGATAGGAACTGGATTGATTGTTTGGTGGATCGCAAAAGACAACGGTTCGTACCACATTGGGATGAGCGGTGTGATTTACGCACTTTTCGGATTCCTGTTTGTTTCCGGTTTCTTTCGAAGAATATTGGCCCTGCAGGGAATTTCACTCGCGGTCATCTTTGTGTACGGGAGTATGATTTGGGGAATTTTCCCGATCGAACCGTCCATTTCCTGGGAAGGCCATTTCGGAGGATTTGTGGTGGGCGTGCTGTTAGCAGTTGCTTACCGCAACCGTGGGCCGGTGCGTGCCAAGTTCCAGTATGAAATTGAAAAAGAACTGGGTATCGAACCTCCCGACCTGGAAGGAATGTGGCGCAGGAACCAGGAAGAAATCGCACACCGGCAATACATCGAACAACTCATGCGCGAACAGGAAGCTGTTTACGGGCCGCGGCCACCGATCCGGGTTATTTATCACGTAAACCCGATCAGGAAATCACCGGATGAGGGAGAAAGACCTCAGGACGATACTGGAAGATAA
- a CDS encoding DUF2243 domain-containing protein, translating to MKKFCLLCSLFYVTDSIACINCNKPLQQAIYDSTFYPNIVIMLSAFIVLALMVWLLSWLSVRKYRRYTLQSPAFKTLNPVPLMTVSMIWGIGLGGFIDGISLHQVLQWHEMLSNKISTDSLLGKSVNMFWDGVFHFFCWIVVLIGVVLFWKLLSRRDINRSGYLLSGGLLLGWGLFNLVEGIIDHHLLKLHVVRQRSLNPEYENYLFLGASVGIVLIGWFLVSRRSNYRTPLTTG from the coding sequence ATGAAAAAGTTCTGTTTGTTGTGTTCGTTGTTTTATGTGACCGATTCCATTGCGTGTATCAATTGCAACAAACCCCTGCAACAAGCCATTTATGACAGTACTTTTTACCCCAACATCGTCATCATGCTTTCTGCATTTATTGTACTGGCACTGATGGTTTGGCTGCTAAGCTGGTTATCTGTCAGAAAATACCGCAGGTATACCCTTCAAAGCCCTGCGTTTAAAACGCTTAATCCCGTTCCACTCATGACCGTATCCATGATATGGGGAATTGGCCTGGGAGGTTTTATCGATGGTATTTCGCTGCACCAGGTTCTGCAATGGCATGAAATGCTTTCCAATAAAATCAGCACCGATTCCTTGCTGGGCAAAAGTGTCAACATGTTCTGGGATGGGGTTTTTCACTTTTTCTGCTGGATCGTTGTGCTGATCGGTGTGGTACTCTTTTGGAAATTATTATCCCGGAGAGACATTAACCGGTCGGGGTATTTACTTTCAGGCGGATTGCTCCTTGGCTGGGGATTATTCAACCTCGTGGAAGGAATTATTGATCATCATTTGCTGAAACTACATGTGGTACGCCAGCGGTCCCTGAACCCTGAATACGAAAATTACCTGTTCCTGGGCGCTTCCGTTGGAATCGTTTTGATTGGCTGGTTCCTGGTATCCAGGCGTTCCAATTACCGTACTCCGCTTACCACCGGATAA
- a CDS encoding Crp/Fnr family transcriptional regulator codes for MHEKLIAYIAKHTTTPLSENDTSLIRETFIPKKIRKRQYFLQEGEVCKYMAFLVQGAMRQYSVDDKGTEHIVRLSIEEWWVGDRESAINLTPSIYNIDAWEESLVLTVTNADMIKLRQIPAINELSLALDNKHAIAQQKRVNAAISLSAEQRYAELKKNYPQFLERFPQHIIASYLGITKETLSRVRSNSLNN; via the coding sequence ATGCACGAAAAACTGATTGCTTACATAGCCAAACATACAACAACTCCTCTTTCGGAAAATGATACATCATTGATCCGGGAAACCTTTATTCCTAAAAAAATCCGAAAACGCCAGTATTTTTTACAGGAAGGTGAGGTTTGTAAATACATGGCTTTTTTGGTTCAGGGTGCAATGCGCCAATACAGTGTTGACGATAAGGGAACGGAACACATTGTCCGTTTATCAATTGAAGAATGGTGGGTAGGTGATCGCGAAAGCGCAATCAACCTCACACCATCCATTTATAATATTGATGCCTGGGAAGAAAGCCTGGTTTTGACGGTAACCAATGCCGACATGATCAAGTTAAGACAGATTCCGGCAATCAACGAATTGAGTCTGGCACTCGACAATAAGCATGCAATCGCTCAGCAGAAACGGGTAAATGCTGCCATCAGTTTATCTGCCGAACAGCGTTATGCCGAATTGAAAAAAAACTATCCGCAATTTCTTGAACGGTTCCCACAACACATCATTGCTTCCTACCTGGGAATTACAAAAGAAACATTGAGCCGGGTCCGAAGCAATTCCTTAAACAACTGA
- a CDS encoding GNAT family N-acetyltransferase yields MEIQQSDNGKKGKFFVALGERVVAEMTYVWSGENRITINHTLVSPQMQNQQVGKKLVHAAVKFAEQHQLKITPLCSFAASVFDSTPEYRGVL; encoded by the coding sequence ATGGAAATTCAACAGTCAGATAACGGAAAAAAGGGAAAGTTCTTTGTTGCACTCGGTGAGCGGGTGGTGGCAGAAATGACTTATGTTTGGTCGGGAGAAAACAGGATTACTATTAATCACACGCTGGTTTCTCCGCAAATGCAAAATCAGCAGGTAGGAAAAAAACTGGTACATGCTGCTGTGAAATTCGCAGAACAACACCAGCTTAAAATTACACCCTTATGTTCTTTTGCCGCATCGGTATTCGATAGTACCCCGGAATATAGAGGGGTGCTTTAG